A window of the Sabethes cyaneus chromosome 1, idSabCyanKW18_F2, whole genome shotgun sequence genome harbors these coding sequences:
- the LOC128746282 gene encoding protein artichoke-like, translating to MSLRSTVVVFIIYVGIYTPSIRLTLAHQPASSENCVQQNGYQLEEFQTEKSGDSQTVSWLALNGTSQGTLHSGVLMCFPSLKKLSVTNSDLTTIDKDAFQPVSSLRTLNISGNTLNSLQDGGTSVLRGLFLLQHLDLSRNRLRALHAKHFRDLHNLTELIISSNSLQTIHAKAFLGLRNLKTLDLAQNKIGYLPTEMLSHSKSLKVLSLRDNRIKHFSSRTFRGLEALEELDLSNNEISSLPKTTFLSGIQLKVLLLNGNGLDKLEESVLSSLGHLEYLNISENNITELSPALFNPLKSLKYFNAQANQLKSISSNLFNDNLLLEEINLSDNKISIIRCDSVANLQFLKSVNLTNNLLGSSACLAVAANASVKLYLNGNKLEKTKLFGNVTYLSMARNDLTEIPNYAFVRNPDIRSIFLEHNYIRSIAPLAFAGIPQLEELDLSYNQISPIDSYFLHPLPHLRVFRLYNVLGLITIVGFDRFPNDFFSTQKELTSLRLGKNSIENLPERIFDALANLRHLGLEKNKLSTISRQQFKGLFELSSLSLYNNDLKCLEDEQFEDLINLQLLELHNNKLTKINDVVFSKMQRLENISLQKNKIRVVSSGVFRGLHQLKVVHLYDNSIEVLPSNIFEENDQLEKIILRNNLIKNLHSNTFRNLSRLQILDLSGNKIQKIDSNSFAYCEQLKVLWLSGNDIRTVNKAAFRGLQKLQLLDLGNNKMTTIKDETFENMGLLKRLYLGNNRLHTISTIQFNSLVSLQVLLLAHNNITTINSEVFSNNWLLEELYLNGNQISDLVFGPFDRLDNLKVLQLSENNINHLRTAAFNPLKHLEFLSLSKNNISFLPNNTFLRSEKIKVLKLNDNNLSAISDRLLIPLRELEELYLANNHFSQLPEQIFKKNSRIKILNIAGNNLSSFDVLKTAFSDSIEILDIGGNHLTDIEIPRNLVKLFAQNNDIRTVFTEATSYHRLEVLNLSNNSLYYVDKMFKLNRLQSLDLSMNIIAKFNISRLYKLPNLKNFNISGCGMSNLTGELYDDHPSLVTFDVSNNDLHQFGYNILYKFPSLLQLGIKGNPFADRKHLAILRPISFIDPDCDCLKLWGTIELF from the exons ATGAGCCTCAG GTCCACGGTAGTAGTGTTTATCATCTACGTAGGAATTTATACGCCGAGCATTCGACTTACTTTGGCACATCAGCCAGCATCGTCGGAAAATTGCGTGCAGCAAAATGGCTATCAGCTGGAAGAGTTTCAGACAGAGAAAAGTGGGGATTCCCAGACAGTTTCCTGGTTGGCTTTAAATGGTACTTCGCAAGGCACATTGCACTCGGGAGTTCTAATGTGTTTTCCTAGTTTGAAGAAGCTAAGCGTCACCAACAGTGATTTAACAACGATCGATAAGGATGCTTTTCAACCAGTTTCTTCGTTGAGGACGCTAAATATCAGTGGTAATACTTTAAATTCACTGCAGGATGGTGGAACATCGGTACTTCGGGGCTTGTTTCTGTTACAACATTTGGACTTAAGTCGCAATAGATTACGAGCGTTACACGCTAAACACTTTCGTGATTTACACAATCTAACGGAGCTGATTATTTCGAGCAATAGTTTACAAACGATCCACGCTAAAGCGTTCCTAGGCTTGCGGAACTTGAAAACGTTGGATCTGGCACAAAACAAGATCGGTTATTTGCCTACCGAGATGCTTTCCCACAGTAAAAGTTTAAAGGTGCTATCGCTAAGAGATAATCGGATAAAACATTTTAGCAGTCGTACTTTCAGAGGACTGGAAGCACTGGAGGAGTTAGATCTGAGTAATAACGAAATTTCCAGCCTACCGAAAACAACATTCTTATCGGGGATCCAATTGAAGGTGCTTCTTTTGAATGGTAACGGTCTCGATAAGCTTGAGGAGTCTGTGCTCAGCTCTCTTGGACATCTTGAATATTTAAACATTTCAGAGAACAATATAACCGAACTGTCACCAGCGTTATTCAATCCGTTGAAAAGTTTAAAATATTTCAACGCTCAAGCAAATCAGCTGAAGTCAATATCAAGCAACCTATTCAACGATAACTTGTTGCTGGAAGAGATTAATTTGAGTGATAATAAGATTAGTATTATTCGATGTGATTCAGTtgctaatctacaatttttgaAAAGTGTTAATCTAACAAACAACCTGCTGGGTAGCAGCGCTTGTCTAGCGGTTGCAGCTAACGCGAGTGTTAAGCTGTATCTGAACGGTAATAAATTAGAAAAGACAAAATTGTTTGGGAACGTAACATACCTGTCGATGGCCCGGAACGACTTGACTGAGATACCAAATTACGCATTTGTTCGCAATCCAGATATTCGCAGTATATTTCTGGAGCATAATTACATTCGCAGCATAGCACCACTTGCATTTGCCGGAATTCCTCAGCTGGAAGAGCTTGATCTTAGTTACAATCAAATCAGCCCAATTGATTCCTACTTTCTTCACCCTCTTCCACATCTAAGAGTTTTTAGATTGTACAATGTTCTTGGTTTGATCACCATTGTTGGATTTGACCGATTTCCAAATGATTTTTTCTCCACCCAGAAAGAGTTGACTTCACTTCGGTTGGGAAAAAATTCTATAGAAAATCTTCCGGAACGAATTTTCGATGCACTAGCAAATCTTCGACATCTTGGATTGGAGAAGAATAAATTATCAACTATATCTAGACAGCAGTTCAAAGGACTatttgagttgagcagtctgtCTCTTTACAACAATGATTTAAAGTGCTTGGAAGATGAACAGTTCGAAGATTTAATAAACTTACAGTTATTAGAACTGCATAACAATAAGCTAACAAAAATTAATGATGTGGTATTTAGTAAAATGCAACGCTTAGAAAACATTAGTCTGCAGAAAAACAAAATTCGAGTGGTTTCATCAGGTGTTTTCCGAGGGCTTCACCAATTAAAAGTGGTTCATTTGTATGATAATTCCATTGAGGTATTGCCGTCGAATATTTTCGAGGAAAACGATCAACTAGAGAAAATCATTCTAagaaacaatttaataaaaaatcttCACAGTAACACTTTTAGAAATTTGTCCAGGTTGCAGATTTTGGATCTTTCAGGAAATAAGATTCAGAAAATAGATTCCAACTCATTTGCATACTGCGAGCAATTGAAAGTACTGTGGCTTTCAGGAAACGATATCAGAACGGTAAACAAAGCTGCTTTCCGTGGATTGCAAAAACTTCAGCTGTTGGATTTGGGCAACAACAAAATGACGACTATCAAAGACGAAACATTCGAAAACATGGGACTACTGAAGAGGTTGTATCTTGGAAATAATCGTCTTCACACGATATCtacaattcaatttaattcgtTAGTCAGTCTGCAAGTATTGTTGTTGGCCCACAACAACATAACAACTATCAACAGTGAAGTATTCAGCAACAATTGGCTGTTGGAAGAATTGTATTTGAATGGAAACCAGATATCAGACCTAGTATTTGGGCCATTTGATCGATTGGATAATTTGAAAGTTTTGCAACTGTCAGAAAACAATATCAACCATTTAAGAACTGCTGCTTTCAATCCATTGAAACATTTAGAGTTTTTGTCGTTATCCAAGAACAACATATCATTCCTCCCGAACAACACATTCCTGAGGAGTGAAAAGATTAAAGTCCTGAAACTGAATGATAACAATCTTAGTGCAATTTCAGATAGATTACTTATACCCCTGCGGGAGCTGGAAGAACTATATTTGGCAAATAATCATTTCTCGCAATTGCCCGagcaaattttcaagaaaaattcACGTATAAAAATTCTGAACATTGCCGGTAATAATTTAAGCTCGTTTGATGTTTTGAAAACCGCATTTTCCGACAGTATAGAAATTTTGGATATAGGAGGAAACCATCTGACTGACATTGAGATTCCGCGCAATTTGGTCAAACTTTTCGCTCAGAATAATGACATCAGAACCGTTTTTACCGAAGCTACATCCTACCATCGGCTAGAAGTTCTAAACCTTAGCAACAACAGTCTATACTACGTTGATAAAATGTTCAAATTGAATCGTCTGCAATCATTAGACCTGTCAATGAATATCATCGCGAAGTTCAATATCAGTCGTCTATATAAATTACCGAACCTGAAAAATTTCAACATTTCCGGATGTGGAATGAGCAATTTAACCGGAGAGCTGTATGACGATCATCCTTCACTGGTGACGTTTGATGTATCAAACAACGATCTACATCAGTTTGGATATAATATTCTATATAAGTTCCCATCCTTGCTGCAGCTGGGTATCAAGGGCAATCCTTTCGCGGATCGTAAACATCTAGCCATCCTCAGGCCGATTAGCTTTATCGATCCGGACTGCGATTGTTTGAAGCTTTGGGGAACTATCGAGTTGTTTTAA